From the genome of Agromyces intestinalis:
GGCCCGAGCAGGATGCCGATGCGCTCGTGGCCGAGCTGCACCAGGTGCCCGAAGGCCTGCTCCATCGACACGACGTCGTCGCACGAGACCGTCGCGAAACCGATCTCGTCGATGGGCGCACTGACGAGCACGGTCGGCAGCTTCAGCTCGCGCAGCCGCTCGTAGTGCTCGTGGCCGGCGTCCGCCTGCGTGTACGCGCCGCCCGCGAAGATCACGCCCGACACCTGCTGGTGCAGCAGCAGCTCGACGTAGTCCGACTCCGAGATGCCGCCGGCCGTCTGGATGCACAGCACCGGGGTGAAGCCGTTCTGCGCGAGCCCGCCGCCGATCGCCTCGGCGAGCGCGGGGAAGATCGGGTTCTGCAGCTCGGGCATCACCAGCCCGACCAGGCGGGCGCGTTCACCACGCAGCTTCGTGGGTCGTTCGTAGCCGAGCACGTCGAGCGCGGTGAGCACCGCTTCGCGGGTGGAGGCGGAGACCCCGGGCTTGCCGTTCAGCACGCGGCTGACCGTGGCCTCGCTGACTCCGACCTTCCGCGCGACATCCGCAAGTCGTCTCGACATGGCTGCAATCGTAGGACGCTGGACGCAAGAACACGACAATCGGGCTCCGGGTACGGGCGCTCCCCCATGGCTGCGCCGTCGCGCATCGCGACGAACTACGCTTCCTGCATGGGCAAGCTCATCTACAACTCCTCCGCGCGCGAGCTCGAGATCGACGACCGCACGCTCGCTCACTTGCGGGTGGCGATCCTGAACAAACTGCGCCGCTCCGAGAGCTTCGCCATGACCTGGGAGCACGGACTCGAGAACGGCAGCGGGCGCACGACGATCTGGCTGCACGAGTCGATCCCGCTGCAGTTCGTGTTCAGCGGCAACCGCCAGCCGAAGCTGAATCGGCTCTGGGTCGAGCAGTTCCTGCTGACGGCCAACAGCACGGCGGGCCTGCACTGGGTGCCCGAGCCCGAGCAGCAGGAGGAGTTCGAGGGCGACTGAATCCT
Proteins encoded in this window:
- a CDS encoding LacI family DNA-binding transcriptional regulator — protein: MSRRLADVARKVGVSEATVSRVLNGKPGVSASTREAVLTALDVLGYERPTKLRGERARLVGLVMPELQNPIFPALAEAIGGGLAQNGFTPVLCIQTAGGISESDYVELLLHQQVSGVIFAGGAYTQADAGHEHYERLRELKLPTVLVSAPIDEIGFATVSCDDVVSMEQAFGHLVQLGHERIGILLGPSDHMPSRRKHEAALRMAERHGIELGDDRVVHSFYSLESGQTAATKLLAAGVTGIVCASDPMALGAVRAVRRAGLRVPEDVSVIGYDDSALMNCTEPPLTTVRQPIEAMGKMVIELLMRQMSSDRRIGDEVLFAPELVVRASTAPAPR
- a CDS encoding ATP-dependent DNA ligase; the encoded protein is MGKLIYNSSARELEIDDRTLAHLRVAILNKLRRSESFAMTWEHGLENGSGRTTIWLHESIPLQFVFSGNRQPKLNRLWVEQFLLTANSTAGLHWVPEPEQQEEFEGD